The Thaumasiovibrio subtropicus genome window below encodes:
- a CDS encoding GtrA family protein: MSLKQKIARFVVVGGVGFVVDSVVFALCFYLLSLAPLVARGVAFLLAASVTWYGNRRYTFRVYEAPLSQWRRFMFVAMVSLMPNFGLFYCWIRLFGESGWQPMAALCAGVAGGMVSNFLLSQYWVFADRSLESDTHR, from the coding sequence TTGTCGCTAAAACAAAAAATAGCTCGATTTGTTGTCGTTGGCGGTGTCGGATTCGTTGTCGACAGTGTGGTCTTTGCACTCTGTTTTTATCTCCTTTCGCTCGCACCTTTGGTTGCACGTGGGGTCGCGTTTCTTCTGGCCGCCTCTGTAACTTGGTATGGTAACCGTCGTTACACGTTTCGGGTGTATGAAGCCCCATTGTCTCAGTGGCGCCGTTTTATGTTTGTAGCGATGGTCTCTTTAATGCCCAATTTTGGGCTGTTCTATTGTTGGATACGTCTGTTTGGCGAATCGGGCTGGCAGCCAATGGCGGCCCTTTGCGCTGGGGTTGCTGGGGGCATGGTAAGTAATTTTTTGCTTAGTCAATACTGGGTCTTTGCTGATAGGTCGCTAGAATCTGATACTCATCGATGA